In Cinclus cinclus chromosome 1, bCinCin1.1, whole genome shotgun sequence, the sequence CAGGTTTGTTGAGGCCAGCACAAACCAGAAGGAATTCCATGAGAGTACACTATTAGCTGACCTATAGTAATTTCAAATAGCAGATCTCGAATTTCTAATATCCAACTGTAAACAATATTTACTCCGCTAAAACAACTCAATACAgttaaataagaaagaaaacaatggaaaaatcAGGACAGTTAACCCTACTTAGCTACACAGTGAGTGCATCATAGAGCTTCCACATTGCTTACAGCAGCAGTGAAGTTTTCCCTCTGAGTGGGCTCATTTCATTAACTCCAAGATTCTGCCAAGAGTCTGTGAACAATAATGCCAGTTTTTGGCTTACCCCCAAACCATGCAGTTAGTGAGATGGCAGGCAGCAAAGTAGCAAATGCCAAAATAAGCTCTGAGGTATCCATAATGCAGATAGACATAAGCCATTCCAGATCAATAGAAATATTCATCCTATTACTTAAGCCACACATCACTCAAGATCTGTCGCTAAAAACTGCATCTTTCTCAGGCTTTTAACCAAATTATAAAAGTGTGTTCTTCTACCATTACACAGACAAACCAATGACAAAGGAGGCCTCCCAGAGCTTACAACTAAAGAACAATTTGTAGCAGGGTTATACAAGCTTGAGCTTGATACAGCCTCTTACTGGAAGAGTCTGGGCTTGAATCCCTTCCACCACCATGTTGATGTGagtattcctttttttcctctacttcAGTTGCAAAGAATAAAGATACTTGATATGTGTGGACTTCAGTTACTAACTGCATATGTtgaactttaaaatattttcacattaaCACTTAAAATTCAGTCTCAAAACTTTGTAGCAACATAGTCATGACAGAACGTAGTTACTAGCTCCCTCGTAAGTCGCAAAGCTTCTAGATGTGTTATTTATGGAGAGATTTTCCATCCTTCTACTTCTACTTAAGCCCAAAATTGTTTTTGTGATTATTTAAAGTGTTTGAGGGACAACAAGTGGAGTACCCTGTGATGTCCCCTGGGAAAAACATGTATCTGCCTTTTGCAGACAGTATTTGTATGGCTATAGGTAAAGTTCATAATTTAGATTTTCAAAGACAACAAAAGTATTCATTATGTTCTGTTCTTGGAGCCCCAGTttacaagagagaaaaaaaacaaggaatgaCATGCCTCTTTAATTTGCATGGGACAAATAAACTGTTTAGAGGAAAGTGTTCCAAACTAGGTACCAGCGGTACCTTCAGGTACTGCTGAAGGATTTGGTACTCCTTGGGGACTGTCTCCTTCCCCTCAAACAGCATTAGTGCTTTCCTACAACCTTTCAGTAGCAGCAGTTCTATATTAATTGCTTGTTGGACTGTGACAGATTTGCTCAGCTGTTCCTTATCTCCATGGAGAAATGGTAGCAAACACCTGGATtaaattttctgtcttcctgaaacaaataaaagattACATTCTTATACTAGACAATAATGGTTAATGCTGGATAGCCTTGTCTTCTGCGGGAacggaaagaaaaaagggaagatgaAAGATTTACAGCATGCAAGTAAATTGATTGTATATCAAGATAATGGTTGACTGGAAAATAATATACAGTGCAGGAGCCTTCCTTCTTAAAAATAAGCCTCAGTTGGGAGCACATTTTGCTCAGTTCAGTGGTTGTTTCATGAATCTTTTTTATTAATGTTGAGAGGAGCACAAGCTGTGCATCACAGAATACTATTAAACTGTCTACCATAAAAGCTGACACCTCTCATCTCATAACACAAAATAATGTCTTATGAGGAGTGAGAAATCAAAGGACAGGATGTGCTGGTCAGGGAGATGTTAATAGTGCTGTGGTAAATCATGCATATGTAAGGTTATTACTGTGCCATGGTCAAATAACTAATGCAGTCCTTCTCTAACTACTACATTTTGAAGTATAACTAAAGAAACTCATTGTTTTATACTCTGACCTAATGACAGCTAGTGTAGCTCTGTTTAATTCTGTTCCATGAAGTACAGAACATGGTAAGAGCAACAAAAGCATTCCAACACTTGAAAGAATGGGCAAATGGGCTagctttttggtttggttttttgtttgtttgttttgttggtttttttttaaagaaaatcagtgGGGTTCATAGTAGACCTTCATAAGGGAGCAataaggaaataagaaaaaaggtCTTGTTGTTATTTATGAGTAGCATCAACAAGAAAATGtcaatttggaaaataaataaataaatagaataacCACTTCAATAACGTgatatttatacttttaacaaAGGGTGTTTAACCAGTGGAAAATCTGTTTTACAGGCAGTCACAGTTCAGAGTGAGAATATTTCTGAAGTTTCCTGTGACATTACATAAAATGACCACATTAGTTCCACCGAGGTTTTTATCTAGAGATtacttctcatttttctcatatttttctttttccaggtgGTGTTCGCAGCTAATGATGCTGGTAATCGGCATTACAAGATTGTTGTTGTCCTTAGTCCCTTCTCTTACTCAACTACAGCAGTAGTTAGTGAGCCAGTGGAATAGAAGCTGACATTAAGCACGAAAATTCAGTTgtgtaaattaaaattttaataaatgatAAGAACTTAGTATCTGACTGTATTAACAGCTTTAGATTTCATCGTAAATCACTAACAGTAAGTTTTTTATTCACTTTGTTAACTTTAGGAAGAAAGTGTATTGACTTCGTTTTCAAATACTCTTCTGAATAGAAGTATTCTGCATTTGTGTATTGTCAGTATTGCCCTTCTGACTAGAAGTTTAGGATTTGAAAAAAACACATGAACCTTAGCAAAAAAAAGTATTGAAATTCCATTATGGGGACtctgaaaataaaccaaagtcTTCCATGAAGTTGACAAACTACATTTCTTCTTGCAAAGGAATTGAACAAAACACATCTGTGAAAGGGGTCTCGTGAAAAGTAAGCAGACAGAAAATACAATCCACGACTACCACCTCTTGTGTTTTATTAATGAAGTTCACAACAGATGAAGTCTTATGTGATTACTTTGTCAGGGGCCTTATAATTATCAGATAAACTCACCTCTCAATTCTAATTTTGGAGACACAGAAGTGAAAGCAGGTAAAGGTGACAGCATAATGGAACAGCATTTAAAGATGCTAAGCAGGTTACACATACTTAAAATGCCTTCTTTCCTATATTCCAATGTATCATAACTGGTGACATTTTCAAGGACAGACCAGAAGCCTGTGTTTCAGAAGAGTACATTGCTCCAATATGCCTGAAGCAACTTATTCATGTATTTgcagaaaattctgaaaacagTCTCCAGTTAAAGTACTCCCCACAATCACTTGCATACCTCAAACCTTCAGACACTTTCATAATAGctgtaaaatgcaaataaaaataaggataaCTGATGAATCCTGAGAAAATCAGTTTCCTATTTAATGCCAAGAGAAATATGGATGAATCCTATTCCCATTCTAGTTAACCCGATATAGGGAAGAGCCATTAGGAGATTCAACAGAATTGCAACCCTGTCTTGGAGAAATATGCAAAGCTTGAGTCATTTAGcctaataaaaacaaaagctgaaagCCTAAAAATACAAAGGAAGGGAAAACGCCCTGCTAGCCTAAGCAACCTAAGCCTTGATCCCATCACAGCCTAACCTGATGTATTTGGACAGGTGCGTCCTTTCTTTTTACTGTTACTTTGGGGTACTGAGTACTAGAAAAATGAGCATTTTATctagaaacaaaatgcaaaaattatatCTTTtccacagaatctcagaataaACAAACCAACACAATCTTTAGAACATTGTATTTCATAAAAGACAATGATAAAAAAGTACAAACATTTTcatgacaacaaaaaaacccaaaactatgATAGTACACAGGAAATTCCCAGCATTTgtttcagtgcatttttttcattaagccTATCTCACATACctctacaaataaaataatcttaagCACACCTCCACTTGCTGATATGCAATGGATccttttagtttgttttttttaatagctggcTCATTAGTAACCCACTATAACAACTAGTAAACATAACGATAGAAAAATAGAGTGGCAAGATCCAAGAAAAAGGACATTTTGCACTTGCTTTTCAATATTCTGCCTATTTGCAAAATGgactttatatttttatattctccTACTTAAATCTGAGATACAGAAAATGGGCTTGAGAGTATCTTAGCATGTTAACCAGATTCTACTCTTAATATTTCTGTAATGTTTTCACTTCCTTATTTGTAAGACCTTCAGAATCTTGTAAAATactcccttcctctccttccatGTCACTCCTTGAAGACGTCCCTTATTTGCCTTGTCAGCAATGCAAAAACCAATGTGAGTGGTTTCTCTCCACATTTTACAAGAACCATGAAATTATCAAAAGGAATGTGCACAACGCTTAGTTCTGCATcgtatttattttgtttgaagGCACTGTCTATGTTAAAATTCACTACAGAAGAGTACTGAGTTCAAGCAGGTAGTATACAAACACTATTTTGATGTAACTTAAGATGGCAATTTCTAAAACTTCCCAACAAAGTGATAAAAGGTACTTAGAGTGTTGGTCAACAATTCATAATTTAACATCCATCATTTTGGGGCACCAAAATGTAAACTTTTTAAGAACTCAGCTATATGTCACAATACTGgtttaaatcacatttttctagGACCATACATGATCAATCACTTAAAGCTGTAAAGTTATATTAGTTCAGCCAAAGCATATGTGTAATATAGTATGTATATATGTaactatatatacatatatatatgcattagatttttttaatcgCACATAAATTTCACAGAATGCCAAAGAAATGGGCACAAAAGCACGCTGCAGAAAACAGTACAGACTTACAGTACCAAAGGATGTTTCATAATTTTAGGTGCGAAATTGTAAGTGAATCTGTACTGAAAACCAGAAATCACTTCAAAATTACACGAgggatttaaaaatttattcaaCTGTTCTTAAAGGACTGTATTAGTCCACAATGAAATAagactaattttattttg encodes:
- the LOC134049159 gene encoding transthyretin-like — protein: MSFHSVFLVLLAGLALCSEAAPPYPFDAKHPLFVKVVDSVRGSPASNIPVKLYKESADGSWELLSSKQTNDKGGLPELTTKEQFVAGLYKLELDTASYWKSLGLNPFHHHVDVVFAANDAGNRHYKIVVVLSPFSYSTTAVVSEPVE